CCTGTCTGGGAGCAGCTCCCTAAGTCCATGGAGAACCCTGAGAGAAGTGGAGGTGACACAGAGAAACCTTCACCCCAAGCCGTCAGCCTGCCCCCCCAAAACCTGTGCATCTAATAAAATATCCTGCTTTTGAATGTCATGTCCTGCCCCCAGGTCCCATGCACCATTTCCCAAGTTGGAGCTGGGCCTGGGGCCCCGACCCACGGCACCCCGGGAGCTGCCCGCCTGCTCCATCTGCCTGGAGAGACTTCGTGAGCCCATCTCATTGGACTGTGGCCACGACTTTTGCATTCGGTGCTTCAGCACACACCGGGTCCCAGGCTGTGAGCCGCCCTGCTGCCccgagtgcagaaagatctgcaAGCAGAAGAAGGGACTCCGCAGCCTGGGGGAGAAGATGAAGCTCCTGCCACAGCGACCTCTACCCCCTGTGCTGCAGGTGTGGGGACTAGGCCTCATGGGTGGGCGGGGAGTATGGAGACCTCTGGATCGGATCCAAGAGGCATGGGTGGCTTTGACCCTATTTTAGAATATCAGGATGAAGCACCAAGTTTTAAGCACTCCAGACCTGGGGTCCCATCAAGGCTGCTCAGGGagccttctctcccttcccaggAGACCTGTGCCGTGAGGGCGGAGCCTCTTCTCCTTGTGCGCATCAATGCTTCTGGAGGCCTCATCCTGAGGATGGGGGCCATCAACCGCTGCCTGAAGCACCCCCTGGCCAGGGACACCCCTGTGTGCCTCCTGGCTGTCCTGGGGGAGCAGCACTCAGGGAAGTCCTCTCTCCTTGATCACTTGCTCCGAGGCTTGCCGGGCTTGGTGAGGGCAGggctggcaggcaggaggtggaGGGCGGGCAGGCAGGTGGGGGGTCCCAGGTTGGCTCTGGGGAAGGAGCTGAGTCTGGAGCCTAGTCTCTGGGGACATAGAATGGACCAGCTGATGCCCCCCTTCTGTCCCTGCAGGAGTCCAGTGAGGGCAGCTGGACCAGAGGAGGAGAGGGTTTCTTGCAGGGGTTCAGGTGGGGTGCCAATGGCCTTACCAGGGGCATCTGGATGTGGAGCCACCCCTTCCTGctggggaaagaagggaagaaggtaAGAGGAGAAAGGGCAGAAGGGGGTCAGGGAGGAATGAGGGGGATGGACCAAGAGGAGGGggataaagaaggaaatcttTGGGGGTGGGGACAAGAAGACTGGGTCAGGGGGAAGAACGGGAGGGAGCGAGGCCAGGCTGAACCCTTAGCTtgtcctcctccaccccctccctAGGTGGCTGTGTTCCTCGTGGACACAGGGGATGCCATGAGCTCTGAACTGAGCAGGGAAACAAGGATCAAGCTCTGTGCTCTCACCATGATGCTGAGCTCCTACCAGGTGAGAGAGGTGCTGGGAGATCGGGTCTCCCCACCTACAGCTCAGCCCCCTCCCAGCTGAGGGCATCTCTCAGGCTTTGGTGTCTGTGGTCCCTGCATGTTCTGGGGTTGCCCGTGGAGAGGGGCAGATGTTCCCAAAGGGGTGACAGTCCCTGGGGGCAGCAGAAGGCTGGTGGAATCAAAAAGACCTGCTGGAAGGTTTGAGATACCTGGAGGCAAACTCATTCTCCACATCTTATTGTGCTCTTGCTTGTAGATCCTGAATACCTCCCAGGAGCTGAGAGACACAGACCTGGATTACCTAGAGGTGAGGAGGCCTCTGATATTGGAGGCGTCACCCACTCCCACATTGCCCATAGAGCCAGTGGCTGGACCAGAGGAAGTTAATGCCCTTTCATTCTGGTCTAGAATTTTACGACACGTGAACTAGGCCAAAGGGTTCAAGGGTAGGGGTGAAGCGCGAGATGCCTGCTTTGGAGAGAAGCAGGGGGATCTTGGATTGGGGAAGTGGCAAGATTGTTTCCGATAGCAGGGCAGCCCAGGGTCCGGGGTGGAGTGAGAGGACCTGAGACAGATGGGAGCTTTCAGAGAGTCCCAACCCTGGTGTTCTCTGTGCTTATCCCAGATGTTTGTACACGTGGCCGAAGTGATGGGCAAACATTATGGGATGGTGCCAATCCAGGTAAGACACCCTTTTCTGAACTCGTCAGcccagcccccgcccccccacccccacatgccCAGCTTGGGAGTCAAGGGTGTATTCTCTTCTAGCATCTGGACCTCTTAGTTCGTGACTCGTCCATCTCCAATAAAGCAGGGCAGGGGCATGTGGGTGATATCCTACAGGTGAGTGGTGCAGAGGGAGGGGATTGGAAGGGGCCACTACAGGGTGGAAGGCAAAGGGGCTCCAAGGGTCCTGGAAGGGAACTCACCGTGGCATGCTCTCCTCAATCCTTCTCTCAGAGATTGTCCAGCAAATACCCCAAGGTCCAGGAGCTGCTGCTAGGGAAACGAGCCCGTTGTTACCTCCTGCCCAAGCCGGGGAGGCAGTGGGTGAACAAAGGCCAAGGAAGCCCAGGAGGTGGTGAGTGTCCCGAGGGGACAGAGACCTCCCAGGGGCTCCCAAGCTTTCCCAGCTCCCAACCTCTCTCTCCTTGCAAACTCCCCaatctcctaagcatgaggaattTTCTTCCTCAGATGCAGATGAGGATTTCTGCCACCTTCTTCAGCCCTACGTTTCTGATGTTCTGAGCACAGCTCCCCAGCACGCAAAGAGCCGCTGCCAGGGATACTGGAGCGAGGGGCGCACAGTGGCCAGGGGGGACAGACGCCTGCTCACGGGGCAGC
This window of the Ictidomys tridecemlineatus isolate mIctTri1 chromosome 3, mIctTri1.hap1, whole genome shotgun sequence genome carries:
- the Rnf112 gene encoding RING finger protein 112, which produces MPRPTLSVTSFCHRLGKRERKRSFMGNSSNSWSHAPFPKLELGLGPRPTAPRELPACSICLERLREPISLDCGHDFCIRCFSTHRVPGCEPPCCPECRKICKQKKGLRSLGEKMKLLPQRPLPPVLQETCAVRAEPLLLVRINASGGLILRMGAINRCLKHPLARDTPVCLLAVLGEQHSGKSSLLDHLLRGLPGLESSEGSWTRGGEGFLQGFRWGANGLTRGIWMWSHPFLLGKEGKKVAVFLVDTGDAMSSELSRETRIKLCALTMMLSSYQILNTSQELRDTDLDYLEMFVHVAEVMGKHYGMVPIQHLDLLVRDSSISNKAGQGHVGDILQRLSSKYPKVQELLLGKRARCYLLPKPGRQWVNKGQGSPGGDADEDFCHLLQPYVSDVLSTAPQHAKSRCQGYWSEGRTVARGDRRLLTGQQLAQEIKNLSGWMGRTGPGFSSPEEMAAQLHDLRKVEAAKKEFEEYVRQQDIATKRIFSALRVLPDTMRNLLSTQKDAILARHGVALLCKEREQTLEALEAELQAKAKAFMDSYTMRFCGHLAAVGGAVGAGLMGLAGGVVGAGMAAAALAAEAGMVAAGAAVGATGAAVVGGGVGAGLAATVGCMEKEEDERVLGGDREPLLQEE